aatattgTATCTGGTTGTCATTTTGCAGATTATATCCCCTGGTCCTGTCAGTCATCATTTTGGgacagttgttgttgttgttgttgtttggggggTGGATGTAAAAATCTTTCTGCTTCATAATATTCCAGGCATCACTGATGCTCAGCCATAACTCCCCCCACCCCTGGATATGCTCATGGAACTAAATTTCCATCACTTGTTGGATTCCGTGAATTACCAAAATCAGTAAGaatggactcttttttttttttttaggtatgtAAACTATTTATTAACAGACAAGGCTTACAGACTTACTTCTTCTTGGACACACCCACGGTGAGGCCACGGCGGCCAGTGGTCTTGGTGTGCTGGCCTCGGACACGAAGGCCCCAGAAGTGGCACAGCCCTCTATGGGCCCGAATCTTCTTCAGTCGCTCCAGGTCTTCACGGAGCTTGTTGTCCAGACCATTGGCTAGGACCTGGCTGTATTTTCCATCCTTTACATCCTTCTGTCTGTTCAAGAACCAGTCTGGGATCTTGTACTGGCGTGGGTTCTGCGTAAGCGTGATCACACGTTCCACCTCCTCCTCAGTGAGTTCTCCCGCCCTCTTGGTGAGGTCAATGTCTGCTTTCCTCAACACCGCATGGGCATATCTTCCACCCACACCCTTAATGGCAGTGATGGCAAAGGCTGTTTTCCGCCGCCCGTCGATGTTGGTGTTGAGTACTCGCAAAATATGCTGGAACTTTTCAGGGATCACTAGAGACAT
The sequence above is drawn from the Macaca thibetana thibetana isolate TM-01 chromosome 19, ASM2454274v1, whole genome shotgun sequence genome and encodes:
- the LOC126943258 gene encoding 40S ribosomal protein S18-like — encoded protein: MSLVIPEKFQHILRVLNTNIDGRRKTAFAITAIKGVGGRYAHAVLRKADIDLTKRAGELTEEEVERVITLTQNPRQYKIPDWFLNRQKDVKDGKYSQVLANGLDNKLREDLERLKKIRAHRGLCHFWGLRVRGQHTKTTGRRGLTVGVSKKK